Proteins co-encoded in one bacterium genomic window:
- the polA gene encoding DNA polymerase I, translating to MNRLFLIDASGYIFRAYYAIRPLSNSKGLPTNALFGFTSMLLKLLKDEKPEMVGVVFDVARKTFRNDKYPAYKANRDEPPPDLVPQFPYFRKIVKALNLPVLELPNYEADDVIGTIAKKFEKKGWETVIVTGDKDIMQLVDDKISVYDPMKDRAIREPEVIEKFGVGPKQVTDILGLAGDSSDNIPGVPGIGEKTATKLIQEYGSLENLLEKSGEVKGKMGERLREFAEQARLCKELATIVTDVPLEYDLKDFRPKEPDQAALKELFEELEFRKFLGELAPQKTLSTHRYASVLTPEALRNLAEGLKASAGFAFDTETTSLDTMRAKLVGVSISHETGEAFYIPVGHVYLGAPEQLTWDEVRPVLRPILEDPRIPKFAQNAKYDYEVLRRHGVTVQGLQDDTLIASYLLNPDGSHNLDQLAQEHLGHKTTTFKEVVGTGKKEKSFSEVEVDVARDYSCEDADVTFRLRHLLVPRLQGEGLETLYREVEMPLVLVLARMEMNGVKIDVPRLRKTSAEYETKLKGIERAVHAAAGGEFNLNSTKQLAQVLFEKLKLPSVRRTKTGYSTDVDVLTELGQKHEVPKLLLEYRILSKLKSTYLDALADLVNPETGRIHTSFNQTVAATGRLSSSDPNLQNIPIRTEEGRKIREAFIPEDGNVLISADYSQIELRILAHMSGDATLVKAFAEDKDIHAATAAGIFGAAEAGLTKAQRSVGKTVNFAVLYGQGAFGLSQQLGIEVAEAENYIRNYYAQFASVAAYKEQVLAEARKNKLVRTLFGRLRRFPDLESPNANVRAMWERTAFNTVFQGTAADLIKKAMIVIQARIEKEFPGAMMLIQVHDELVFEAPKSEEQAFSAMVKREMEGVAALKVPLKVDVGSGPNWGEAH from the coding sequence ATGAACCGTCTCTTCCTGATCGACGCCTCGGGCTACATCTTCCGCGCCTACTACGCCATCCGGCCCCTCTCGAACTCGAAGGGACTGCCGACCAACGCGCTTTTCGGGTTCACCTCGATGCTCTTGAAGCTCCTCAAGGACGAGAAACCCGAAATGGTCGGTGTCGTCTTCGACGTCGCCCGCAAGACCTTCCGGAACGACAAGTACCCGGCCTACAAGGCGAACCGCGACGAGCCGCCGCCGGATCTCGTGCCGCAGTTCCCGTATTTTCGAAAAATCGTGAAGGCCCTGAATCTCCCCGTGCTGGAGCTCCCGAACTACGAGGCGGACGACGTCATCGGCACGATCGCAAAAAAATTCGAGAAGAAGGGCTGGGAGACGGTGATCGTTACTGGCGACAAGGACATCATGCAGCTGGTCGACGACAAGATCAGCGTCTACGATCCGATGAAAGACCGGGCCATCCGCGAGCCGGAGGTGATCGAGAAGTTCGGCGTGGGTCCCAAGCAGGTGACCGATATCCTGGGTCTGGCCGGCGATTCCTCCGACAACATCCCGGGCGTGCCGGGCATCGGCGAGAAGACGGCGACGAAGTTGATCCAGGAATACGGGAGCCTCGAGAATCTCCTGGAGAAATCCGGCGAGGTGAAGGGGAAGATGGGGGAAAGGCTCCGCGAGTTCGCGGAGCAGGCCCGGCTTTGCAAGGAGCTGGCCACGATCGTCACGGACGTGCCCCTCGAATACGACCTGAAGGACTTCAGGCCCAAGGAACCGGACCAGGCGGCCTTGAAGGAGCTGTTCGAGGAGCTGGAGTTCCGGAAATTCCTGGGCGAACTGGCGCCCCAAAAGACGCTCTCCACGCACCGCTACGCGTCCGTCCTGACGCCGGAAGCGTTAAGGAATCTGGCGGAGGGATTGAAAGCCTCCGCGGGCTTCGCCTTCGACACGGAGACGACATCCCTCGACACGATGCGAGCAAAGCTCGTCGGGGTCTCGATCTCGCATGAGACGGGGGAGGCCTTCTACATCCCCGTCGGGCACGTCTACCTCGGGGCCCCGGAGCAGTTGACCTGGGACGAGGTCCGGCCCGTTTTGAGACCGATCCTGGAAGATCCGAGGATCCCCAAGTTCGCGCAGAACGCCAAGTACGATTACGAGGTGTTGAGGCGTCACGGGGTGACCGTGCAGGGCCTGCAGGACGACACCCTGATCGCCTCTTACCTTTTGAATCCCGATGGATCCCACAATCTCGATCAATTGGCCCAGGAGCACCTGGGGCACAAGACGACCACTTTCAAGGAGGTGGTCGGGACGGGCAAGAAGGAGAAGAGTTTTTCGGAGGTCGAGGTCGACGTGGCGCGCGATTACTCCTGCGAGGACGCCGACGTGACGTTCCGGCTGCGGCACCTCCTGGTCCCGAGGCTCCAAGGCGAAGGGCTGGAGACGCTCTACCGAGAGGTCGAAATGCCGCTGGTTCTGGTCCTGGCCCGGATGGAGATGAACGGGGTGAAGATCGACGTGCCGCGTCTCCGGAAGACGTCCGCCGAGTACGAGACCAAGCTCAAAGGCATCGAGAGGGCGGTCCACGCGGCGGCGGGCGGGGAGTTCAACCTCAATTCGACCAAGCAGCTCGCCCAGGTCCTGTTCGAGAAGTTGAAACTCCCGTCGGTCCGGCGCACGAAGACCGGTTATTCGACCGACGTCGACGTCTTGACCGAGCTTGGCCAAAAGCACGAGGTCCCGAAACTCCTCTTGGAGTACCGCATCCTCTCGAAGCTCAAGTCCACGTATTTGGACGCGCTCGCGGACCTCGTGAACCCGGAAACGGGACGCATCCACACGTCGTTCAACCAGACGGTGGCGGCCACGGGGCGGCTCTCCTCCTCGGACCCGAACCTTCAGAACATCCCCATCCGGACGGAGGAGGGGAGGAAGATCCGCGAGGCGTTCATCCCGGAAGACGGCAACGTCCTCATTTCCGCGGACTACTCGCAGATCGAGCTGCGGATCCTCGCGCACATGTCGGGGGACGCGACGCTGGTCAAGGCCTTTGCGGAGGACAAGGACATCCACGCCGCGACCGCGGCCGGAATCTTCGGAGCGGCGGAAGCCGGCCTGACCAAGGCGCAGCGCTCCGTCGGCAAGACGGTCAATTTTGCCGTCCTCTACGGCCAGGGGGCCTTCGGGCTTTCGCAGCAGCTGGGGATCGAGGTCGCGGAGGCGGAGAACTACATCCGGAACTACTACGCGCAATTCGCGAGCGTGGCGGCTTACAAGGAACAGGTCCTCGCGGAGGCGCGGAAGAACAAGCTCGTCCGGACGCTCTTCGGCCGCCTGCGGCGGTTTCCGGACCTCGAAAGCCCCAATGCGAATGTGCGGGCCATGTGGGAGCGCACGGCCTTCAACACGGTCTTCCAGGGGACGGCGGCCGACCTGATCAAGAAGGCGATGATCGTGATCCAGGCGCGGATCGAAAAGGAATTCCCCGGGGCGATGATGCTGATCCAGGTCCACGACGAGCTGGTCTTCGAGGCCCCGAAGTCGGAGGAACAGGCGTTCTCCGCCATGGTGAAGAGGGAGATGGAAGGGGTCGCCGCGCTCAAGGTGCCCCTCAAGGTCGACGTGGGCTCCGGACCCAATTGGGGAGAGGCGCATTAG